A window from Candidatus Omnitrophota bacterium encodes these proteins:
- the bioB gene encoding biotin synthase BioB: MKDPTINDIISMPLEELFGHANKVRTEWCGGSVELCGIINAKSGRCAENCSFCAQSARYNASVNEYSLKTSDEIVRASRKALKNGASHFGIVTSGNALTEEELGTVAEAIRRIVVEVGIVPCASLGALSIEAFSFLKSAGLKRYHHNIETSRRYYPSIVTTHGFSQRVETIRAAQKAGLEVCSGGILGLGETWEDRYDMAVFLKELEVDSVPVNFLIPMNGTPLGRVKPMKRADAIRAIALFRIILKQKPIKVIAGRESIFKDEQEMIFKAGANGMMVGGYLTVSGRQVELDRQLVSRIKGSWSRG, encoded by the coding sequence ATGAAGGATCCTACGATAAATGATATCATATCCATGCCCCTTGAGGAGCTTTTCGGACATGCCAATAAGGTAAGAACAGAGTGGTGCGGTGGTTCTGTCGAACTATGCGGCATCATTAACGCGAAATCAGGCAGATGCGCTGAAAATTGCAGCTTCTGCGCGCAGTCGGCGAGATATAATGCTTCCGTGAATGAATATTCCTTAAAAACTAGCGACGAGATCGTTCGAGCTTCCCGGAAAGCCCTTAAAAATGGCGCCAGCCATTTTGGGATCGTCACCAGTGGGAATGCGCTTACCGAAGAAGAGCTTGGAACGGTAGCCGAAGCTATACGGAGGATAGTTGTCGAGGTTGGTATTGTCCCTTGCGCTTCTTTAGGCGCGCTCAGTATAGAGGCCTTTTCGTTTTTGAAGTCAGCCGGTCTAAAGAGGTACCATCATAATATCGAAACTTCCCGAAGGTATTATCCTTCTATAGTGACGACTCATGGTTTCTCCCAGAGGGTGGAAACAATAAGGGCTGCCCAAAAAGCGGGTCTGGAAGTCTGTTCAGGCGGCATACTTGGTCTTGGCGAGACCTGGGAAGATCGATATGATATGGCTGTGTTTCTTAAAGAGCTTGAGGTGGATTCAGTGCCTGTTAATTTCCTGATACCGATGAACGGGACGCCCCTTGGGCGGGTCAAGCCGATGAAACGCGCGGATGCCATACGCGCCATAGCTCTTTTCAGGATCATCCTTAAACAGAAACCGATAAAGGTGATCGCCGGCAGGGAGTCCATCTTTAAAGATGAGCAGGAGATGATCTTTAAGGCCGGGGCGAACGGTATGATGGTAGGAGGGTATCTGACCGTATCGGGAAGACAGGTTGA
- a CDS encoding NUDIX domain-containing protein: MDDFKYCPMCRASLRKEHIDGRQRLVCEECGWINYKNPLPVVVCLVSDREGRVLLVKRGVEPCKGYWALPGGFIESGETIPEAGKRELLEETGISGNPGRLVGAHEHKSPLYGSILVLGMEFTADNRQITPGDDAAEAKFASAQDLPEIPFRSHISLIREFFSS, translated from the coding sequence ATGGATGATTTCAAATATTGCCCCATGTGCAGGGCTTCGCTCAGGAAAGAACATATCGACGGTCGGCAGAGACTCGTCTGCGAAGAATGTGGATGGATCAACTACAAAAACCCGTTGCCCGTAGTTGTCTGCCTAGTTTCTGATCGTGAGGGAAGGGTGCTTCTTGTAAAAAGAGGAGTGGAACCCTGCAAGGGGTATTGGGCATTGCCTGGAGGCTTCATTGAAAGCGGTGAAACCATCCCGGAAGCAGGCAAACGAGAACTTTTGGAAGAAACCGGTATCTCAGGCAACCCTGGACGATTAGTAGGCGCTCATGAACATAAAAGCCCTTTATACGGCTCGATCCTTGTCCTTGGAATGGAGTTTACAGCGGATAACAGACAGATCACACCTGGTGATGATGCCGCTGAGGCGAAATTCGCTTCTGCTCAGGATCTTCCGGAGATACCCTTTAGGTCACATATTTCACTTATCAGGGAATTTTTCTCCTCTTGA